From the genome of Halictus rubicundus isolate RS-2024b chromosome 2, iyHalRubi1_principal, whole genome shotgun sequence, one region includes:
- the Nhe3 gene encoding na[+]/H[+] hydrogen exchanger 3 isoform X3 has translation MAVRGGARIFLLIILCIIVLESCNGAATDIELDAKAQLLHRLDSLNLLLYTFLLILTVLTIWTFKHRRLRFLHETGLAVIYGLIIGAIIRYGFTTSSTILHMPVVPDNSSKYNQSVPPDTLWLRFPEDKGGGTIKNKTFAYSFRGEIYKQDNEIDLKATFDPEIFFNIILPPIIFHAGYSLKRKYFFRNLGAILMYALIGTTISAFVIGALMYAFVQLIPHLSDSFTFLDTLYFGALISPTDPLTIISIFNDLHVDVNLYALVFGESVLNDAVAIVLSGSIQNYGERYQSGSGGFETVAFFQAFGDFVGIFSLSLFIGATMGCITALLTKFTRVRDFPLLESALFVLMSYSTFLIAEASDLTGVVAVLFCGICQAHYTYNNLSPDSRQRTKQLFELLNFLAENFIFSYIGVSMFTFPKHHFDPGFIFAGFLCALLGRAANVYPLSFILNLARKPKISLNYQHMLFFAGLRGAMSFALAIRNTVSDARQAMLTTTSLIVILTVIFQGGGTTQFLSWFNIPVGVDEEIEGLSHNGMRSSGGEGGFGDLDIRRERSPSYNSMQDGSLPGSSAKPNEKALLARIWGDFDTRYMKPLLTHSRPTLLETLPVCCGPLARILTTTQQMTEDDAIRKIDSDSDFCLEDREMERRRTSVQPLGTVMGEVIPGPLLPLHTRVALPGLVGRHL, from the exons ATGGCAGTGAGAGGTGGTGCACGAATTTTTCTCCTTATAATTTTGTGTATTATCGTGTTAGAATCATGTAACGGAGCCGCGACAGACATTGAATTAGATGCTAAAGCACAGTTGTTACATAGGCTTGATAGCTTGAATCTTCTACTATACACatttctattaatattaacTGTTTTAACAATATGGACATTTAAGCATCGTCGACTTAGATTCCTCCATGAAACTGGTCTAGCTGTCATTTACG GGTTAATTATAGGAGCAATAATTCGTTATGGCTTTACAACAAGTAGCACCATTCTTCATATGCCTGTTGTGCCAGACAACAGTAGTAAATACAATCAATCAGTTCCTCCAGACACATTATGGTTACGCTTCCCAGAAGATAAGGGTGGTGGcactattaaaaataaaacatttgctTATTCGTTTAGAGGAGAAATTTACAAACAGGATAATGAGATTGATTTAAAG GCCACCTTTGAtcctgaaatatttttcaatattattttacctCCAATTATTTTTCATGCTGGTTATAGCTTAAAACGA aaatatttcttTAGAAATTTAGGAGCAATTCTTATGTATGCTTTAATTGGAACAACAATTTCAGCATTTGTTATAGG AGCTTTGATGTATGCCTTTGTACAATTAATACCACACCTTTCTGACTCATTCACATTTTTGGATACTTTATACTTTGGAGCATTAATATCACCCACAGATCCTTTAACTATAATCTCTATTTTTAATGATTTACATGTAGATGTAAATTTGTATGCATTGGTATTCGGGGAAAGTGTTTTAAATGACGCAGTTGCTATTGTACTCAGTGG TTCTATACAGAACTATGGAGAACGTTACCAATCAGGTTCAGGTGGATTTGAAACTGTAGCCTTTTTCCAAGCATTTGGTGACTTTGTTGGAATATTCAGTTTATCATTATTTATTGGTGCCACAATGGGCTGTATTACAGCTTTGTTAACTAAATTTACTAGAGTCCGAGATTTTCCTTTGCTGGAATCAGCATTATTTGTTTTAATGTCTTATAGCACCTTCTTAATTGCAGAGGCATCCGATCTTACAG GCGTGGTTGCTGTCTTATTTTGTGGTATATGTCAGGCACATTATACTTACAACAATTTAAGCCCCGACTCGCGTCAAAGAACAAAACAATTGTTCGAACTTCTGAATTTTTTAGctgaaaattttatattcagTTACATCGGTGTCTCGATGTTTACCTTTCCGAAACATCACTTTGATCCAGGATTTATTTTTGCAGGATTT TTATGCGCACTATTAGGCCGTGCAGCAAATGTGTATCCATTATCGTTTATATTAAATTTGGCGCGAAAgccaaaaatttcattaaattaccAACACATGTTGTTTTTTGCTGGATTAAGAGGCGCTATGAGTTTCGCTTTAGCCATCAGGAATACTGTGTCAGACGCCCGACAAGCTATGCTGACAACAACAAGCTTAATTGTAATTCTGACAGTCATTTTCCAAGGTGGAGGAACAACTCAGTTTTTGAGTTGGTTTAATATACC AGTCGGGGTGGATGAAGAAATAGAAGGATTATCGCATAATGGAATGCGTAGT TCTGGAGGCGAAGGTGGCTTTGGAGATCTGGACATACGTAGGGAGCGAAGTCCTTCG TATAATTCTATGCAGGATGGGTCATTACCAGGCAGTAGTGCAAAACCTAATGAAAAAGCATTACTTGCCAGGATCTGGGGTGATTTTGATACTCGCTACATGAAGCCGCTCCTTACACACTCCAGACCTACGTTACTGGAGACACTACCTGTATGTTGTGGTCCTCTGGCAAGGATTCTTACAACAACGCAGCAAATGACAGAG GATGACGCAATTAGAAAAATAGATTCAGATTCAGATTTTTGTCTTGAAGATCGTGAAATGGAACGACGAAGGACTAGTGTTCAACCG
- the Nhe3 gene encoding na[+]/H[+] hydrogen exchanger 3 isoform X9 produces the protein MAVRGGARIFLLIILCIIVLESCNGAATDIELDAKAQLLHRLDSLNLLLYTFLLILTVLTIWTFKHRRLRFLHETGLAVIYGLIIGAIIRYGFTTSSTILHMPVVPDNSSKYNQSVPPDTLWLRFPEDKGGGTIKNKTFAYSFRGEIYKQDNEIDLKATFDPEIFFNIILPPIIFHAGYSLKRKYFFRNLGAILMYALIGTTISAFVIGALMYAFVQLIPHLSDSFTFLDTLYFGALISPTDPLTIISIFNDLHVDVNLYALVFGESVLNDAVAIVLSGSIQNYGERYQSGSGGFETVAFFQAFGDFVGIFSLSLFIGATMGCITALLTKFTRVRDFPLLESALFVLMSYSTFLIAEASDLTGVVAVLFCGICQAHYTYNNLSPDSRQRTKQLFELLNFLAENFIFSYIGVSMFTFPKHHFDPGFIFAGFLCALLGRAANVYPLSFILNLARKPKISLNYQHMLFFAGLRGAMSFALAIRNTVSDARQAMLTTTSLIVILTVIFQGGGTTQFLSWFNIPVGVDEEIEGLSHNGMRSYNSMQDGSLPGSSAKPNEKALLARIWGDFDTRYMKPLLTHSRPTLLETLPVCCGPLARILTTTQQMTEDDAIRKIDSDSDFCLEDREMERRRTSVQPRKRIDDDDDDDDDEDLRIIGMEGFIPLRTL, from the exons ATGGCAGTGAGAGGTGGTGCACGAATTTTTCTCCTTATAATTTTGTGTATTATCGTGTTAGAATCATGTAACGGAGCCGCGACAGACATTGAATTAGATGCTAAAGCACAGTTGTTACATAGGCTTGATAGCTTGAATCTTCTACTATACACatttctattaatattaacTGTTTTAACAATATGGACATTTAAGCATCGTCGACTTAGATTCCTCCATGAAACTGGTCTAGCTGTCATTTACG GGTTAATTATAGGAGCAATAATTCGTTATGGCTTTACAACAAGTAGCACCATTCTTCATATGCCTGTTGTGCCAGACAACAGTAGTAAATACAATCAATCAGTTCCTCCAGACACATTATGGTTACGCTTCCCAGAAGATAAGGGTGGTGGcactattaaaaataaaacatttgctTATTCGTTTAGAGGAGAAATTTACAAACAGGATAATGAGATTGATTTAAAG GCCACCTTTGAtcctgaaatatttttcaatattattttacctCCAATTATTTTTCATGCTGGTTATAGCTTAAAACGA aaatatttcttTAGAAATTTAGGAGCAATTCTTATGTATGCTTTAATTGGAACAACAATTTCAGCATTTGTTATAGG AGCTTTGATGTATGCCTTTGTACAATTAATACCACACCTTTCTGACTCATTCACATTTTTGGATACTTTATACTTTGGAGCATTAATATCACCCACAGATCCTTTAACTATAATCTCTATTTTTAATGATTTACATGTAGATGTAAATTTGTATGCATTGGTATTCGGGGAAAGTGTTTTAAATGACGCAGTTGCTATTGTACTCAGTGG TTCTATACAGAACTATGGAGAACGTTACCAATCAGGTTCAGGTGGATTTGAAACTGTAGCCTTTTTCCAAGCATTTGGTGACTTTGTTGGAATATTCAGTTTATCATTATTTATTGGTGCCACAATGGGCTGTATTACAGCTTTGTTAACTAAATTTACTAGAGTCCGAGATTTTCCTTTGCTGGAATCAGCATTATTTGTTTTAATGTCTTATAGCACCTTCTTAATTGCAGAGGCATCCGATCTTACAG GCGTGGTTGCTGTCTTATTTTGTGGTATATGTCAGGCACATTATACTTACAACAATTTAAGCCCCGACTCGCGTCAAAGAACAAAACAATTGTTCGAACTTCTGAATTTTTTAGctgaaaattttatattcagTTACATCGGTGTCTCGATGTTTACCTTTCCGAAACATCACTTTGATCCAGGATTTATTTTTGCAGGATTT TTATGCGCACTATTAGGCCGTGCAGCAAATGTGTATCCATTATCGTTTATATTAAATTTGGCGCGAAAgccaaaaatttcattaaattaccAACACATGTTGTTTTTTGCTGGATTAAGAGGCGCTATGAGTTTCGCTTTAGCCATCAGGAATACTGTGTCAGACGCCCGACAAGCTATGCTGACAACAACAAGCTTAATTGTAATTCTGACAGTCATTTTCCAAGGTGGAGGAACAACTCAGTTTTTGAGTTGGTTTAATATACC AGTCGGGGTGGATGAAGAAATAGAAGGATTATCGCATAATGGAATGCGTAGT TATAATTCTATGCAGGATGGGTCATTACCAGGCAGTAGTGCAAAACCTAATGAAAAAGCATTACTTGCCAGGATCTGGGGTGATTTTGATACTCGCTACATGAAGCCGCTCCTTACACACTCCAGACCTACGTTACTGGAGACACTACCTGTATGTTGTGGTCCTCTGGCAAGGATTCTTACAACAACGCAGCAAATGACAGAG GATGACGCAATTAGAAAAATAGATTCAGATTCAGATTTTTGTCTTGAAGATCGTGAAATGGAACGACGAAGGACTAGTGTTCAACCG AGAAAAAGGATtgatgatgatgacgatgatgatgatgatgaagacCTAAGAATCATTGGAATGGAAGGATTTATTCCATTACGAACATTGTAA
- the Nhe3 gene encoding na[+]/H[+] hydrogen exchanger 3 isoform X2, with product MAVRGGARIFLLIILCIIVLESCNGAATDIELDAKAQLLHRLDSLNLLLYTFLLILTVLTIWTFKHRRLRFLHETGLAVIYGLIIGAIIRYGFTTSSTILHMPVVPDNSSKYNQSVPPDTLWLRFPEDKGGGTIKNKTFAYSFRGEIYKQDNEIDLKATFDPEIFFNIILPPIIFHAGYSLKRKYFFRNLGAILMYALIGTTISAFVIGALMYAFVQLIPHLSDSFTFLDTLYFGALISPTDPLTIISIFNDLHVDVNLYALVFGESVLNDAVAIVLSGSIQNYGERYQSGSGGFETVAFFQAFGDFVGIFSLSLFIGATMGCITALLTKFTRVRDFPLLESALFVLMSYSTFLIAEASDLTGVVAVLFCGICQAHYTYNNLSPDSRQRTKQLFELLNFLAENFIFSYIGVSMFTFPKHHFDPGFIFAGFLCALLGRAANVYPLSFILNLARKPKISLNYQHMLFFAGLRGAMSFALAIRNTVSDARQAMLTTTSLIVILTVIFQGGGTTQFLSWFNIPVGVDEEIEGLSHNGMRSSGGEGGFGDLDIRRERSPSDGSLPGSSAKPNEKALLARIWGDFDTRYMKPLLTHSRPTLLETLPVCCGPLARILTTTQQMTEDDAIRKIDSDSDFCLEDREMERRRTSVQPVSFHQPNLNYTINPCYQPNNTDATNPDEPYVILNLHRR from the exons ATGGCAGTGAGAGGTGGTGCACGAATTTTTCTCCTTATAATTTTGTGTATTATCGTGTTAGAATCATGTAACGGAGCCGCGACAGACATTGAATTAGATGCTAAAGCACAGTTGTTACATAGGCTTGATAGCTTGAATCTTCTACTATACACatttctattaatattaacTGTTTTAACAATATGGACATTTAAGCATCGTCGACTTAGATTCCTCCATGAAACTGGTCTAGCTGTCATTTACG GGTTAATTATAGGAGCAATAATTCGTTATGGCTTTACAACAAGTAGCACCATTCTTCATATGCCTGTTGTGCCAGACAACAGTAGTAAATACAATCAATCAGTTCCTCCAGACACATTATGGTTACGCTTCCCAGAAGATAAGGGTGGTGGcactattaaaaataaaacatttgctTATTCGTTTAGAGGAGAAATTTACAAACAGGATAATGAGATTGATTTAAAG GCCACCTTTGAtcctgaaatatttttcaatattattttacctCCAATTATTTTTCATGCTGGTTATAGCTTAAAACGA aaatatttcttTAGAAATTTAGGAGCAATTCTTATGTATGCTTTAATTGGAACAACAATTTCAGCATTTGTTATAGG AGCTTTGATGTATGCCTTTGTACAATTAATACCACACCTTTCTGACTCATTCACATTTTTGGATACTTTATACTTTGGAGCATTAATATCACCCACAGATCCTTTAACTATAATCTCTATTTTTAATGATTTACATGTAGATGTAAATTTGTATGCATTGGTATTCGGGGAAAGTGTTTTAAATGACGCAGTTGCTATTGTACTCAGTGG TTCTATACAGAACTATGGAGAACGTTACCAATCAGGTTCAGGTGGATTTGAAACTGTAGCCTTTTTCCAAGCATTTGGTGACTTTGTTGGAATATTCAGTTTATCATTATTTATTGGTGCCACAATGGGCTGTATTACAGCTTTGTTAACTAAATTTACTAGAGTCCGAGATTTTCCTTTGCTGGAATCAGCATTATTTGTTTTAATGTCTTATAGCACCTTCTTAATTGCAGAGGCATCCGATCTTACAG GCGTGGTTGCTGTCTTATTTTGTGGTATATGTCAGGCACATTATACTTACAACAATTTAAGCCCCGACTCGCGTCAAAGAACAAAACAATTGTTCGAACTTCTGAATTTTTTAGctgaaaattttatattcagTTACATCGGTGTCTCGATGTTTACCTTTCCGAAACATCACTTTGATCCAGGATTTATTTTTGCAGGATTT TTATGCGCACTATTAGGCCGTGCAGCAAATGTGTATCCATTATCGTTTATATTAAATTTGGCGCGAAAgccaaaaatttcattaaattaccAACACATGTTGTTTTTTGCTGGATTAAGAGGCGCTATGAGTTTCGCTTTAGCCATCAGGAATACTGTGTCAGACGCCCGACAAGCTATGCTGACAACAACAAGCTTAATTGTAATTCTGACAGTCATTTTCCAAGGTGGAGGAACAACTCAGTTTTTGAGTTGGTTTAATATACC AGTCGGGGTGGATGAAGAAATAGAAGGATTATCGCATAATGGAATGCGTAGT TCTGGAGGCGAAGGTGGCTTTGGAGATCTGGACATACGTAGGGAGCGAAGTCCTTCG GATGGGTCATTACCAGGCAGTAGTGCAAAACCTAATGAAAAAGCATTACTTGCCAGGATCTGGGGTGATTTTGATACTCGCTACATGAAGCCGCTCCTTACACACTCCAGACCTACGTTACTGGAGACACTACCTGTATGTTGTGGTCCTCTGGCAAGGATTCTTACAACAACGCAGCAAATGACAGAG GATGACGCAATTAGAAAAATAGATTCAGATTCAGATTTTTGTCTTGAAGATCGTGAAATGGAACGACGAAGGACTAGTGTTCAACCGGTGAGTTTTCATCAACCTAATCTCAATTACACTATTAACCCGTGCTATCAACCTAACAACACAGATGCCACTAATCCAGATGAACCTTATGTAATTCTTAACTTACACAGAAGGTAG
- the Nhe3 gene encoding na[+]/H[+] hydrogen exchanger 3 isoform X1, which produces MAVRGGARIFLLIILCIIVLESCNGAATDIELDAKAQLLHRLDSLNLLLYTFLLILTVLTIWTFKHRRLRFLHETGLAVIYGLIIGAIIRYGFTTSSTILHMPVVPDNSSKYNQSVPPDTLWLRFPEDKGGGTIKNKTFAYSFRGEIYKQDNEIDLKATFDPEIFFNIILPPIIFHAGYSLKRKYFFRNLGAILMYALIGTTISAFVIGALMYAFVQLIPHLSDSFTFLDTLYFGALISPTDPLTIISIFNDLHVDVNLYALVFGESVLNDAVAIVLSGSIQNYGERYQSGSGGFETVAFFQAFGDFVGIFSLSLFIGATMGCITALLTKFTRVRDFPLLESALFVLMSYSTFLIAEASDLTGVVAVLFCGICQAHYTYNNLSPDSRQRTKQLFELLNFLAENFIFSYIGVSMFTFPKHHFDPGFIFAGFLCALLGRAANVYPLSFILNLARKPKISLNYQHMLFFAGLRGAMSFALAIRNTVSDARQAMLTTTSLIVILTVIFQGGGTTQFLSWFNIPVGVDEEIEGLSHNGMRSSGGEGGFGDLDIRRERSPSYNSMQDGSLPGSSAKPNEKALLARIWGDFDTRYMKPLLTHSRPTLLETLPVCCGPLARILTTTQQMTEDDAIRKIDSDSDFCLEDREMERRRTSVQPVSFHQPNLNYTINPCYQPNNTDATNPDEPYVILNLHRR; this is translated from the exons ATGGCAGTGAGAGGTGGTGCACGAATTTTTCTCCTTATAATTTTGTGTATTATCGTGTTAGAATCATGTAACGGAGCCGCGACAGACATTGAATTAGATGCTAAAGCACAGTTGTTACATAGGCTTGATAGCTTGAATCTTCTACTATACACatttctattaatattaacTGTTTTAACAATATGGACATTTAAGCATCGTCGACTTAGATTCCTCCATGAAACTGGTCTAGCTGTCATTTACG GGTTAATTATAGGAGCAATAATTCGTTATGGCTTTACAACAAGTAGCACCATTCTTCATATGCCTGTTGTGCCAGACAACAGTAGTAAATACAATCAATCAGTTCCTCCAGACACATTATGGTTACGCTTCCCAGAAGATAAGGGTGGTGGcactattaaaaataaaacatttgctTATTCGTTTAGAGGAGAAATTTACAAACAGGATAATGAGATTGATTTAAAG GCCACCTTTGAtcctgaaatatttttcaatattattttacctCCAATTATTTTTCATGCTGGTTATAGCTTAAAACGA aaatatttcttTAGAAATTTAGGAGCAATTCTTATGTATGCTTTAATTGGAACAACAATTTCAGCATTTGTTATAGG AGCTTTGATGTATGCCTTTGTACAATTAATACCACACCTTTCTGACTCATTCACATTTTTGGATACTTTATACTTTGGAGCATTAATATCACCCACAGATCCTTTAACTATAATCTCTATTTTTAATGATTTACATGTAGATGTAAATTTGTATGCATTGGTATTCGGGGAAAGTGTTTTAAATGACGCAGTTGCTATTGTACTCAGTGG TTCTATACAGAACTATGGAGAACGTTACCAATCAGGTTCAGGTGGATTTGAAACTGTAGCCTTTTTCCAAGCATTTGGTGACTTTGTTGGAATATTCAGTTTATCATTATTTATTGGTGCCACAATGGGCTGTATTACAGCTTTGTTAACTAAATTTACTAGAGTCCGAGATTTTCCTTTGCTGGAATCAGCATTATTTGTTTTAATGTCTTATAGCACCTTCTTAATTGCAGAGGCATCCGATCTTACAG GCGTGGTTGCTGTCTTATTTTGTGGTATATGTCAGGCACATTATACTTACAACAATTTAAGCCCCGACTCGCGTCAAAGAACAAAACAATTGTTCGAACTTCTGAATTTTTTAGctgaaaattttatattcagTTACATCGGTGTCTCGATGTTTACCTTTCCGAAACATCACTTTGATCCAGGATTTATTTTTGCAGGATTT TTATGCGCACTATTAGGCCGTGCAGCAAATGTGTATCCATTATCGTTTATATTAAATTTGGCGCGAAAgccaaaaatttcattaaattaccAACACATGTTGTTTTTTGCTGGATTAAGAGGCGCTATGAGTTTCGCTTTAGCCATCAGGAATACTGTGTCAGACGCCCGACAAGCTATGCTGACAACAACAAGCTTAATTGTAATTCTGACAGTCATTTTCCAAGGTGGAGGAACAACTCAGTTTTTGAGTTGGTTTAATATACC AGTCGGGGTGGATGAAGAAATAGAAGGATTATCGCATAATGGAATGCGTAGT TCTGGAGGCGAAGGTGGCTTTGGAGATCTGGACATACGTAGGGAGCGAAGTCCTTCG TATAATTCTATGCAGGATGGGTCATTACCAGGCAGTAGTGCAAAACCTAATGAAAAAGCATTACTTGCCAGGATCTGGGGTGATTTTGATACTCGCTACATGAAGCCGCTCCTTACACACTCCAGACCTACGTTACTGGAGACACTACCTGTATGTTGTGGTCCTCTGGCAAGGATTCTTACAACAACGCAGCAAATGACAGAG GATGACGCAATTAGAAAAATAGATTCAGATTCAGATTTTTGTCTTGAAGATCGTGAAATGGAACGACGAAGGACTAGTGTTCAACCGGTGAGTTTTCATCAACCTAATCTCAATTACACTATTAACCCGTGCTATCAACCTAACAACACAGATGCCACTAATCCAGATGAACCTTATGTAATTCTTAACTTACACAGAAGGTAG
- the Nhe3 gene encoding na[+]/H[+] hydrogen exchanger 3 isoform X4, which produces MAVRGGARIFLLIILCIIVLESCNGAATDIELDAKAQLLHRLDSLNLLLYTFLLILTVLTIWTFKHRRLRFLHETGLAVIYGLIIGAIIRYGFTTSSTILHMPVVPDNSSKYNQSVPPDTLWLRFPEDKGGGTIKNKTFAYSFRGEIYKQDNEIDLKATFDPEIFFNIILPPIIFHAGYSLKRKYFFRNLGAILMYALIGTTISAFVIGALMYAFVQLIPHLSDSFTFLDTLYFGALISPTDPLTIISIFNDLHVDVNLYALVFGESVLNDAVAIVLSGSIQNYGERYQSGSGGFETVAFFQAFGDFVGIFSLSLFIGATMGCITALLTKFTRVRDFPLLESALFVLMSYSTFLIAEASDLTGVVAVLFCGICQAHYTYNNLSPDSRQRTKQLFELLNFLAENFIFSYIGVSMFTFPKHHFDPGFIFAGFLCALLGRAANVYPLSFILNLARKPKISLNYQHMLFFAGLRGAMSFALAIRNTVSDARQAMLTTTSLIVILTVIFQGGGTTQFLSWFNIPVGVDEEIEGLSHNGMRSSGGEGGFGDLDIRRERSPSYNSMQDGSLPGSSAKPNEKALLARIWGDFDTRYMKPLLTHSRPTLLETLPVCCGPLARILTTTQQMTEDDAIRKIDSDSDFCLEDREMERRRTSVQPRKRIDDDDDDDDDEDLRIIGMEGFIPLRTL; this is translated from the exons ATGGCAGTGAGAGGTGGTGCACGAATTTTTCTCCTTATAATTTTGTGTATTATCGTGTTAGAATCATGTAACGGAGCCGCGACAGACATTGAATTAGATGCTAAAGCACAGTTGTTACATAGGCTTGATAGCTTGAATCTTCTACTATACACatttctattaatattaacTGTTTTAACAATATGGACATTTAAGCATCGTCGACTTAGATTCCTCCATGAAACTGGTCTAGCTGTCATTTACG GGTTAATTATAGGAGCAATAATTCGTTATGGCTTTACAACAAGTAGCACCATTCTTCATATGCCTGTTGTGCCAGACAACAGTAGTAAATACAATCAATCAGTTCCTCCAGACACATTATGGTTACGCTTCCCAGAAGATAAGGGTGGTGGcactattaaaaataaaacatttgctTATTCGTTTAGAGGAGAAATTTACAAACAGGATAATGAGATTGATTTAAAG GCCACCTTTGAtcctgaaatatttttcaatattattttacctCCAATTATTTTTCATGCTGGTTATAGCTTAAAACGA aaatatttcttTAGAAATTTAGGAGCAATTCTTATGTATGCTTTAATTGGAACAACAATTTCAGCATTTGTTATAGG AGCTTTGATGTATGCCTTTGTACAATTAATACCACACCTTTCTGACTCATTCACATTTTTGGATACTTTATACTTTGGAGCATTAATATCACCCACAGATCCTTTAACTATAATCTCTATTTTTAATGATTTACATGTAGATGTAAATTTGTATGCATTGGTATTCGGGGAAAGTGTTTTAAATGACGCAGTTGCTATTGTACTCAGTGG TTCTATACAGAACTATGGAGAACGTTACCAATCAGGTTCAGGTGGATTTGAAACTGTAGCCTTTTTCCAAGCATTTGGTGACTTTGTTGGAATATTCAGTTTATCATTATTTATTGGTGCCACAATGGGCTGTATTACAGCTTTGTTAACTAAATTTACTAGAGTCCGAGATTTTCCTTTGCTGGAATCAGCATTATTTGTTTTAATGTCTTATAGCACCTTCTTAATTGCAGAGGCATCCGATCTTACAG GCGTGGTTGCTGTCTTATTTTGTGGTATATGTCAGGCACATTATACTTACAACAATTTAAGCCCCGACTCGCGTCAAAGAACAAAACAATTGTTCGAACTTCTGAATTTTTTAGctgaaaattttatattcagTTACATCGGTGTCTCGATGTTTACCTTTCCGAAACATCACTTTGATCCAGGATTTATTTTTGCAGGATTT TTATGCGCACTATTAGGCCGTGCAGCAAATGTGTATCCATTATCGTTTATATTAAATTTGGCGCGAAAgccaaaaatttcattaaattaccAACACATGTTGTTTTTTGCTGGATTAAGAGGCGCTATGAGTTTCGCTTTAGCCATCAGGAATACTGTGTCAGACGCCCGACAAGCTATGCTGACAACAACAAGCTTAATTGTAATTCTGACAGTCATTTTCCAAGGTGGAGGAACAACTCAGTTTTTGAGTTGGTTTAATATACC AGTCGGGGTGGATGAAGAAATAGAAGGATTATCGCATAATGGAATGCGTAGT TCTGGAGGCGAAGGTGGCTTTGGAGATCTGGACATACGTAGGGAGCGAAGTCCTTCG TATAATTCTATGCAGGATGGGTCATTACCAGGCAGTAGTGCAAAACCTAATGAAAAAGCATTACTTGCCAGGATCTGGGGTGATTTTGATACTCGCTACATGAAGCCGCTCCTTACACACTCCAGACCTACGTTACTGGAGACACTACCTGTATGTTGTGGTCCTCTGGCAAGGATTCTTACAACAACGCAGCAAATGACAGAG GATGACGCAATTAGAAAAATAGATTCAGATTCAGATTTTTGTCTTGAAGATCGTGAAATGGAACGACGAAGGACTAGTGTTCAACCG AGAAAAAGGATtgatgatgatgacgatgatgatgatgatgaagacCTAAGAATCATTGGAATGGAAGGATTTATTCCATTACGAACATTGTAA